Genomic segment of Ficedula albicollis isolate OC2 chromosome 3, FicAlb1.5, whole genome shotgun sequence:
TAACTTCGGGCATGAGGCAACTGCCTTAGAGTTTGGTTCAAAAAAGTTCTGGGAAGTCTGACAGAGTATACGAAGGACCAGTTCAATGGCTTATTTATAGACttattttaattgccttttcACTACTACCTGTAACTATTTTGCATGCTAGTGcataaaataaaacccccagTAAAGTAAAAAAAGCCCATTCTAGCCCTCTATGTACTACTACAGCTTAGACAAATTCATCTGCAGCTTGTCCTAAAAACAAAAGGCATCAAGTTGTCATCTCACGTGCCAAATTTCAACCAAATGCAGCGATAAAGTCTCATTCATTGGTGGCACAAAAGCATTTGTTTAACGAATACACACTATGCATAATTCTAACATACATTCAAGTGACTGTTCTTTTGGTAGTACAAAGGCTCCttaaatttcaaagcaaatgaATTCTTTAGCATTCTTAAGAAACAAGTATTATCAATATTTATGTAATAAAGCTCCCATTTAAGAGAGGGAGCTTTGAAAACATACAGTGCTGTGattcttttaagaaaaactaaataaaacttAACTATATGTTGGAATTAATACCTGGGGCAGTTCCTATTAGACGTCCCGATACATCTGACCCAGGcatctttcttttcagtattgGAACAATCTTCTCATCAAAATATTCCATAGCCATGGAGGAAATGTCCCTTAGTTCTTGAAGAACTTCATGAGCTCTCTGAGGAGCTCTTGTAGAGTTTACATATCTTAGCACTCGATAAATTTCATCTATTACCTAAAACATTTAAGAAGAATTAGGATTTTCTGATAAAGGCAAGATTATTTCACTTTGTTCTAGGAATTCTGGCATATTCAGGGTTTTTTACCATATAACAGTTGCACACTACTCTGTGTTTTAGTTCCAGATCAGCTTTTTGAAGTGCTGTTCATGATATATCAGAGAAGCTATTAATTTAATCTATCACAACAGCTCTCTTCAAAGTCATGAAATAATGCTCACTGGGTGAAATTTGAAGTACAGCCATAGTTGGTTTGCAAGTTACATAATCTATACTCAGCAGAGCATGATTATTTCCTTCAGGAGAACCTGAAGCAAGAAgccccaaagcagagcagtcACTACCCCTGCCAGTTAAGAAAAAGAATTGGAATAGCAAGAATTAGCATTATGTCAGCCTGAAGAGCTGTAAATATTTGCTTGAGACCACTTCCATACAtacaaaatactgcaaattCAGTTTAAgtcaaaaatatattcattttcaaaacatcAATCCACTATTGACAGAGAACAAAACTCTCTTCAAAGGTTTGGGAAACAAAGCCCTTTGGTTAGGAGAGATACAGAGAGATGAAGGGTGTCTCACTAATTTATGAATTAAAGTCTCAGGCAGGTCAAGATAGGAGTGCTGGTCTCTTAGCCAAAGCTACACAGGTACTTTGCACAGGATTAAGAATGAAGAGTTTCCTGAAGAACACACATATAACAACCTTGTAATACAGTTGCACCTTCTGTTCTGATAAAGGAAGCGTAGCTAAAAAGTCCCAAAAGCTAGACAGGACCTAAGTTTCTAATCAAGcgacaaacaaaaaaaaagacttctcTAATTTTATCCACTTTATATTGTTAGCAACGACATCCTCAATATAAAACCTTGCAGCCGTGCTCTGTAAAGACTTCTCTAATTTTATCCACTTTATATTCTGTTAGCAACGACATCCTCAATATGAAACCTTGCAGCCGTGCTCTGCTATCACACAGAAGGCTGAACCTCAAACCAGGATTAGCATATTCTAACACAAATTCACTCCTGGCAGTTCTGTGGTGAAATTTCTTGAGGGAAGCAAAGCAGGTGGGAGAGAAACCACAGACTGCAAGTGAACACCAAGCCTTGAATCTGATTGaccaaaatataaattaatggATGAACTGGTAACTGTGCTGAGAGAGCAGCAATGCTAGCAAACTCATACACtaagtaaataatatttaaaaaaaaaacacccaccaCAAACTTTTTAGCAGTtgcatcaaaataaaattaaggtaCTTACAAGTTGTTTCCCACAAGGAAAAGCAAGCTCACCTACCCAACTCCTACACACCCCTGGTCTAGGGTGAGTACTGCCTTTCCCTCTACTCTTCAAGAGTAgggcaatattttttttaagtatccCATTCACCATGTAAGTATCAGGGACTTAAGTTCATCTGACTtcattgtattattttttttaaatatatggtatataaaaaatataaagtcaaataagaatataatttaaaattaattaagtaTGAAGTAAACAGGAGTGTACAGAAATAGTTACTTCTTCATGATAAGAATACATTCCATGCCCACAGCTTATCCTACCACTGGATGCGTGGTAGGGCTTCCCCAGAATCCAAGAGATAAGTTTTCCATTCATCTCACTGCAATTCAGTTCTCTGCCCACAAAAAAGTAACACCAACATATCCAAACCTTACATAGAAAGATCAATGAATAGAGCATTAAGATAATGTTCACTGATCTCATTTAATCCCTGAGCTGTACCAGTCTTCCTCTGAGCACAATTTTGTCAATTCCCCTGTGGACCAGTGATTTCACAGCTTATAAAACATCAGTATCTCCAATGCACATCTTGCCtgcataatttatatttaatgctGGGCTGGTATTCTAAAACACCTGAACAGTTCAGTAATGTTCCCATTTAACACACTTTACATTTAAAACTAATTCCACCTACTGTACAAAAATATATCATCCACTGTAATACTGAACAGTGTTTTGACAAACTAAATACCTTAATTCAATTAACCTGAACTACTCAAACCCTTAAGAAAGGTGCCTAAAATCTCAATTGACTGAGTGCTTAATGTTATGTGTTGTCTAAATTACTACATCTTCAGATGGCCTGGTCACATGTTTTGTCTAAAAGGCTGTAGAGGATGAGTATACCACAAGTCAAATGTTAGAATCAAGAGAGAATCTAAGGGCAAATagaattcaaatttaaaacactTAATATGTAAACAAAAGTCAAATGTTAGAATCAAGAGAGAATCTAAGGGCAAATAGAAATCAAATTTAAAACACTTAATATGTAAATACAGTCTGGTTTATTCACTTAAGACTGACTGGTAAAACAGAGTACTGGCTTGCAGGTTTGTTTGCaagtatatacatatatacacacacacaatatCAattttccccagctgtgccaggttAAGTTACACAATCctattttttaaacacaataCATATTCACATAATATAGTCTACATTTTACCTTTCCAGGTATGAAGCAACAGAGATTGGAATCCACATACTTCATGAAAGTCATATTTAAGAGAGAGAGTCTCGTTTCTACAGCAGCGAGGATGTCTGCATGGCGAGCTAATGAATGGTTTCTCCTTTCTGACTCCCGTCTGGAAAACAGACCACAAGGTGACACTGATTTAACAAGGAGTCAAAAAATCAAACCATAACATTTGTCAAGTTAATTTCACCCTTAAAACCCTGCAACCACTAACATTTGTcttcatggaaataaaagataGTGACTGAGACCCAGCTAGTAAATAATTACTAAGCCTTATGTGCTCCATAAGTTTTGTATGTAATTCAGGACAATTTAAGAACAAGGTTGCAGTACTAACTAGCAGCAGACACTGAGTAAGAGTGAATATTTTTATCCCTCTCACTCATATGGTCAGTACTTCAATGcaattgaaataataaatgtaatataTTAGTAGTGAAGTTTACATAGTAAAGAACTACTATGAACTTTAGGTTGAGATAGAAACATTCTCTGACAAAGGATCTCTATGCTAAGCAGCATTTAGTTTCTTCACTCTGGGAAATCTGAtaggacacagcagcagctgcacttaTTCAAcggaaagaggaagaaagacaTTGATTTAGTGAGAAACCAGCTTCCAGTAATGCTCACATGTCAAATCCCTCTTCCTTGTTCCCGTTTACTCCTTGCCAGTGGAAAACTTTgccctttttttaaagcagtcttTGATAAATCATCAGTGAAGGCAGTTGATCTCGAAAAGGAATGGCATTTATTCACTCCCAGGAATCCTCGTTTGATTTGCCAAAAGAGTTGAGTAATACAGAACCCAGACTTCTCTGTTTGAAATACCAGACACACTTTCCACACCACTATTCTGTAATTAAATCTTAGGTTCAAGgtgcttttaggaaaaaaaaatgaaataaaggtAAACGTGACTCAAATTTTCAAGATATCTAAGAGGAATTAGCCAGAAAGGAATTCCTTTTCAATAATCTGCTTAAATGAATCTAACACAATTAGATTTAATTCCGGTTTTAAATGGTACATACCTTGGAAGTTGAGCTTTGACTTGCTTTTGACACAAGTTGTGGTACCTTTCCACTTTCAGAAATCCCTGATTTAACATTCTCTGGCAAACCAAGTCCATTCGTTTACAAACCTGTATTTaagtaaaaagaaatctttagGCTCAATTAAGGCCACAAGTCACTTTTACTATTATCTTATCCCTACTTGTCAGGTAGCCAAAGATTTCCTTACTGTTTTTTGCTCCATTTCAACAAGCAAAAACTGCAGTTGAGATTAAGGCATCCCATCTCCACCAAAGACCACAATACACCAAAAAGGAGCAGCTATGTTTCACAGTTCACAAATAAATCTATTGATTTTGCCTAACAAGACAGTAAGCTGAATGCCACCTATTAGAAGCAAATAGCATTTCCTCtgattttaatgatttaaatGCCCATGCCTGGCTTTTGGCACGGTCTCCAGAATGATTCTGGTAGATGAGATTAATATTTTGTagtctcaaaaataaaaaactttaaagACAAGAAATCATGGTGGTTTTCTTCCAGTGTTTAAGGCTTATGTTTTTGAAGTCAACcacaattaaatttaaaaacacatggaaa
This window contains:
- the FBXO28 gene encoding F-box only protein 28 — encoded protein: MDLVCQRMLNQGFLKVERYHNLCQKQVKAQLPRRESERRNHSLARHADILAAVETRLSLLNMTFMKYVDSNLCCFIPGKVIDEIYRVLRYVNSTRAPQRAHEVLQELRDISSMAMEYFDEKIVPILKRKMPGSDVSGRLIGTAPVPGPSAALTTMQLFSKQSPSRQEVTKLQQQVKANGTGLTALKREISELRVKVQEQQKQLQDQDQKLLEQTQIIGEQNARLAELERKLREVMESTVGNSSASGSNEQSPRKRRKAVDSTDCPRKSKRLRSRK